A window of Ignatzschineria indica genomic DNA:
ATGAGAATAGTTTTGTAGATCTTGTCTCTGATGTCTGTATTATTCCCCCCAACTCCTTTGCGTTAGCACGTACAGTGGAGTATTTCCGGATTCCTCGCTCGGTATTGACCATCTGTCTTGGCAAATCCACCTATGCGCGTTGCGGCATTATTGTCAATGTCACGCCATTAGAGCCGGAGTGGGAAGGACATGTCACATTGGAGTTTTCCAATACCACCAATCTTCCTGCAAAGATCTATGCCGGTGAAGGGGTTGCGCAGATGCTCTTCTTCGAATCGGATCAGGAGTGTGATATCTCCTATAAGGATCGCGGCGGGAAGTACCAAGGGCAGACCGGTGTGACGCTTCCAAGAACTTAACAGTCGTTCATCTGTGCAGAAGCTCCTCTCTAGGAGCTTCTCGTTTTTTACCCCTCCGCTGATTGCCCCCTCCGCTGATTGCACTATGAAGAGGAATCAGAGCGAGAGCCGATCCAGATCAGAGATGGATCAAGGATGGGGATCAAGGATGGATCCAGGAAGGATTAATCCTAGTTGAGAAGGGGCGTTAGCGTCAGAATCAGAACGAGCATCAGAATTAAGATTAGAGTCTGGATTAGGTTTAAGTTTAGGTTTAGATAAAGAATTAGATATAGCATTACATAAAGCATTAGATAAAGAATTAGGAATTGAGTTTATGTCAAAAATTATTGTAAAGAATGAGACACAGATCGAAGGGATTCGTAAGGCTAATCAAGCGGTAGCCAATCTCTTAAAACGGGTGAAGCCTTATGTGAAAGCGGGCGTTACAACAAAAGAGCTCGA
This region includes:
- the dcd gene encoding dCTP deaminase; amino-acid sequence: MSIKADHWIREQAEKHRMIEPFEPGQVRENETGRIISYGTSSYGYDVRCSNEFKIFTNINSSIVDPKNFDENSFVDLVSDVCIIPPNSFALARTVEYFRIPRSVLTICLGKSTYARCGIIVNVTPLEPEWEGHVTLEFSNTTNLPAKIYAGEGVAQMLFFESDQECDISYKDRGGKYQGQTGVTLPRT